In one Lycium barbarum isolate Lr01 chromosome 7, ASM1917538v2, whole genome shotgun sequence genomic region, the following are encoded:
- the LOC132603973 gene encoding cytochrome c oxidase subunit 6b-1-like, producing MATPSLSEQYLLKEKEAKSTVANPVEETEVKTSSTAASEEDSSKTEETPAVESSEVAPAASEESSGASDSAAPENNEASPPVEAASEESAESTEAETSGNENQESVDETPEIKLETAPADFRFPTTNQTRHCFTRYIEYHRCIAAKGEGAPECDKFAKYYRSLCPGEWIDRWNEQRENGTFPGPL from the exons ATGGCCACTCCATCTTTGTCCGAG CAATATTTACTGAAAGAGAAAGAAGCGAAATCCACAGTGGCAAATCCAGTGGAAGAAACTGAGGTTAAGACCTCTTCAACTGCTGCATCTGAGGAAGATAGTTCCAAAACTGAGGAAACCCCAGCGGTTGAGAGTAGTGAAGTTGCGCCTGCTGCATCTGAAGAAAGCAGCGGAGCCTCTGACTCAGCAGCACCGGAAAACAATGAAGCCTCTCCTCCTGTAGAGGCTGCCAGTGAAGAAAGCGCCGAAAGTACTGAAGCTGAGACTTCTGGGAATGAGAATCAAGAATCCGTGGATGAGACCCCTGAGATTAAG CTTGAGACGGCGCCTGCTGACTTCCGCTTCCCTACTACGAATCAGACAAGGCACTGCTTCACAAGATATATTGAATATCATCG ATGCATAGCTGCAAAAGGTGAAGGCGCTCCTGAATGTGATAAGTTTGCCAAGTATTATCGATCCCTTTGCCCTGGTGAATGG ATCGATAGATGGAATGAGCAGAGGGAGAATGGCACCTTTCCAGGACCACTGTAA
- the LOC132603974 gene encoding O-fucosyltransferase 7-like isoform X1, whose protein sequence is MKEKKVVQNMHKKKKSWRKKLAILRKLITCAIGVIAFVALLSVHVHVPSTDITKFHDKLPKHHEFSYQKLSRERSLTEEFSPPHLSKAPVTASKLDGASWNWTLENLWKPPPKKDYVHCVAPSSLYTSPPESRGYLLVHTNGGLNQMRAGICDMVAVARIINATLVIPELDKRSLWKDSSKFSDVFDEDHFINSLANDVRIVKKLPKELVSATRVVKHFRSWSGIDYYEKEIASMWDEYQVIRAAKSDSRLANNNLPPDVQKLRCRACYQALRFAPPIEAMGKLLADRMRSYGPYIALHLRYEKDMLAFSGCTHDLSPEEAEELRAIREGIPWWKVKDIDSVQQRSKGYCPLTPKEVGLFLSALGFTSNTLIYIAAGEIYGGDSHMSDLLSRYPLLLNKEKLASEEELEPFRKHASQLAAIDYIVSVESEIFIPSYSGNMARAVEGHRRFLGHRKTISPDRKALVRLFNKIELGTMKEGPKLSNRVIDIHRGRQGSPRKRKGPVSGTKGMDRFRSEEAFYVNPLPDCLCQKKLSYTKDSHAIV, encoded by the exons ATGAAAGAGAAAAAAGTGGTGCAGAATATGCATAAGAAGAAAAAGTCATGGAGGAAGAAATTGGCGATTCTTCGAAAGTTGATAACTTGTGCCATAGGTGTAATTGCTTTTGTTGCTTTGCTATCCGTACATGTTCATGTTCCTTCAACTGATATCACCAAGTTCCATGACAAACTTCCTAAG CACCATGAGTTTTCGTACCAAAAATTGAGCAGAGAGCGAAGCTTGACTGAAGAATTTTCCCCGCCCCATTTGTCGAAAGCTCCTGTTACTGCCAGCAAG TTGGATGGTGCTAGTTGGAATTGGACTTTGGAGAATTTATGGAAACCGCCCCCAAAAAAAGACTACGTTCATTGTGTTGCACCAAGTTCATTGTATACAT CTCCTCCAGAGTCTCGAGGCTACCTGCTCGTTCATACAAATGGCGGACTCAATCAGATGAGAGCGGGG ATATGTGACATGGTTGCTGTTGCTCGTATCATAAATGCTACTCTTGTAATCCCTGAGCTTGATAAACGCTCGCTTTGGAAGGATTCTAG CAAATTCTCTGATGTGTTTGATGAAGATCATTTCATTAATTCGTTGGCAAATGATGTAAGAATTGTCAAAAAGCTACCGAAGGAACTCGTGTCTGCTACTCGAGTTGTTAAGCATTTCAGAAGTTGGTCCGGTATAGATTACTATGAGAAGGAGATAGCTAGCATGTGGGACGAATACCag GTGATTCGAGCAGCCAAGTCTGACTCAAGGTTGGCAAATAATAACCTGCCTCCTGATGTTCAGAAGTTGCGTTGCCGTGCTTGCTATCAAGCCCTCCGATTTGCTCCCCCAATTGAAGCGATGGGAAAG TTGTTGGCTGATCGAATGCGATCCTATGGTCCATACATTGCTTTACATTTGCGCTACGAAAAAGACATGCTTGCCTTTAGTGGATGCACACATGATCTATCCCCAGAAGAAGCTGAAGAACTAAGGGCAATCAG GGAAGGCATCCCATGGTGGAAAGTGAAAGACATTGACTCTGTACAACAGAGATCCAAGGGCTATTGTCCACTAACTCCAAAGGAGGTCGGGCTGTTCCTTTCTGCTCTTGGATTCACATCGAACACCCTGATTTATATTGCTGCAGGAGAGATATATGGGGGTGATTCCCATATGTCTGATTTACTGTCGCGCTATCCCTTATTATTAAACAAG GAAAAGCTGGCATCTGAAGAGGAACTTGAACCATTCAGAAAGCATGCATCTCAATTGGCTGCAATAGATTATATTGTGTCAGTTGAGAGTGAAATATTCATTCCTTCCTACTCCGGAAACATGGCAAGAGCAGTTGAGGGACATCGTCGGTTTCTTGGGCACAGAAAAACAATATCTCCTGATAG GAAAGCTCTTGTCCGGCTTTTCAACAAAATTGAGCTGGGTACGATGAAAGAGGGGCCAAAGCTTTCAAATCGTGTTATCGATATTCACAGAGGAAG GCAAGGATCGCCTAGGAAGAGAAAAGGACCGGTTTCAGGAACAAAGGGAATGGATAGGTTCCGTTCAGAGGAGGCATTTTATGTAAATCCTTTACCAGATTGTTTATGTCAAAAGAAGTTGTCATACACAAAGGATTCTCATGCTATCGTATAG
- the LOC132603974 gene encoding O-fucosyltransferase 7-like isoform X2, whose translation MKEKKVVQNMHKKKKSWRKKLAILRKLITCAIGVIAFVALLSVHVHVPSTDITKFHDKLPKHHEFSYQKLSRERSLTEEFSPPHLSKAPVTASKLDGASWNWTLENLWKPPPKKDYVHCVAPSSLYTSPPESRGYLLVHTNGGLNQMRAGICDMVAVARIINATLVIPELDKRSLWKDSSKFSDVFDEDHFINSLANDVRIVKKLPKELVSATRVVKHFRSWSGIDYYEKEIASMWDEYQVIRAAKSDSRLANNNLPPDVQKLRCRACYQALRFAPPIEAMGKLLADRMRSYGPYIALHLRYEKDMLAFSGCTHDLSPEEAEELRAIREGIPWWKVKDIDSVQQRSKGYCPLTPKEVGLFLSALGFTSNTLIYIAAGEIYGGDSHMSDLLSRYPLLLNKEKLASEEELEPFRKHASQLAAIDYIVSVESEIFIPSYSGNMARAVEGHRRFLGHRKTISPDRKALVRLFNKIELGTMKEGPKLSNRVIDIHRGRLKAMFS comes from the exons ATGAAAGAGAAAAAAGTGGTGCAGAATATGCATAAGAAGAAAAAGTCATGGAGGAAGAAATTGGCGATTCTTCGAAAGTTGATAACTTGTGCCATAGGTGTAATTGCTTTTGTTGCTTTGCTATCCGTACATGTTCATGTTCCTTCAACTGATATCACCAAGTTCCATGACAAACTTCCTAAG CACCATGAGTTTTCGTACCAAAAATTGAGCAGAGAGCGAAGCTTGACTGAAGAATTTTCCCCGCCCCATTTGTCGAAAGCTCCTGTTACTGCCAGCAAG TTGGATGGTGCTAGTTGGAATTGGACTTTGGAGAATTTATGGAAACCGCCCCCAAAAAAAGACTACGTTCATTGTGTTGCACCAAGTTCATTGTATACAT CTCCTCCAGAGTCTCGAGGCTACCTGCTCGTTCATACAAATGGCGGACTCAATCAGATGAGAGCGGGG ATATGTGACATGGTTGCTGTTGCTCGTATCATAAATGCTACTCTTGTAATCCCTGAGCTTGATAAACGCTCGCTTTGGAAGGATTCTAG CAAATTCTCTGATGTGTTTGATGAAGATCATTTCATTAATTCGTTGGCAAATGATGTAAGAATTGTCAAAAAGCTACCGAAGGAACTCGTGTCTGCTACTCGAGTTGTTAAGCATTTCAGAAGTTGGTCCGGTATAGATTACTATGAGAAGGAGATAGCTAGCATGTGGGACGAATACCag GTGATTCGAGCAGCCAAGTCTGACTCAAGGTTGGCAAATAATAACCTGCCTCCTGATGTTCAGAAGTTGCGTTGCCGTGCTTGCTATCAAGCCCTCCGATTTGCTCCCCCAATTGAAGCGATGGGAAAG TTGTTGGCTGATCGAATGCGATCCTATGGTCCATACATTGCTTTACATTTGCGCTACGAAAAAGACATGCTTGCCTTTAGTGGATGCACACATGATCTATCCCCAGAAGAAGCTGAAGAACTAAGGGCAATCAG GGAAGGCATCCCATGGTGGAAAGTGAAAGACATTGACTCTGTACAACAGAGATCCAAGGGCTATTGTCCACTAACTCCAAAGGAGGTCGGGCTGTTCCTTTCTGCTCTTGGATTCACATCGAACACCCTGATTTATATTGCTGCAGGAGAGATATATGGGGGTGATTCCCATATGTCTGATTTACTGTCGCGCTATCCCTTATTATTAAACAAG GAAAAGCTGGCATCTGAAGAGGAACTTGAACCATTCAGAAAGCATGCATCTCAATTGGCTGCAATAGATTATATTGTGTCAGTTGAGAGTGAAATATTCATTCCTTCCTACTCCGGAAACATGGCAAGAGCAGTTGAGGGACATCGTCGGTTTCTTGGGCACAGAAAAACAATATCTCCTGATAG GAAAGCTCTTGTCCGGCTTTTCAACAAAATTGAGCTGGGTACGATGAAAGAGGGGCCAAAGCTTTCAAATCGTGTTATCGATATTCACAGAGGAAG GTTGAAGGCTATGTTCTCTTGA